A DNA window from Hevea brasiliensis isolate MT/VB/25A 57/8 chromosome 2, ASM3005281v1, whole genome shotgun sequence contains the following coding sequences:
- the LOC110663033 gene encoding zinc finger protein ZAT9-like: MDMHRCKLCFKSFSNGRALGGHMRSHMLNLPFPPKPEKEKEQHPPIQPSEDTRSASFSEEEAEEEEEDKSLCYGLRENPKRSIRLVDPEFSFAADAASVLQDRESETESSKNPTRRRSKRTRKLLEHPYQQHRQEQESNIKKINFSKFSKTESWAEAEPVSSISDTTAEEDVAFCLMMLSRDKWKKMEQKEQDEEAEDEKSIEETDESDEFKSCKTRTRGKYRCDTCKKVFKSYQALGGHRASHKKLKVYTPSKESNLESSNVGTSSSMAEKKIHECPYCFRVFSSGQALGGHKRSHLTGVAATPARSSSKIEDNLNLIDLNLPAPIDDDDLSQIELSAVSDAEFVNHIKR, from the coding sequence ATGGACATGCACAGATGTAAGCTCTGCTTCAAGAGCTTCTCTAATGGAAGAGCTTTGGGTGGTCACATGAGGTCTCATATGTTGAATCTGCCATTTCCTccaaaaccagaaaaagaaaaagaacaacACCCACCCATTCAACCCAGTGAAGACACTAGGTCAGCTTCTTTTTCGGAGGAAGAagcagaagaagaggaagaagataaGAGTCTTTGTTATGGGTTGAGAGAGAATCCCAAGAGAAGTATTCGATTGGTAGATCCTGAGTTCTCTTTTGCTGCCGATGCTGCCTCTGTTCTTCAAGATAGAGAAAGCGAGACTGAGTCCTCCAAGAACCCAACTCGAAGACGATCTAAACGGACTCGAAAACTTTTAGAACACCCATATCAACAGCATAGACAAGAGCAAGAGAGCAATATAAAGAAGATTAATTTTAGCAAATTTAGTAAGACCGAATCATGGGCTGAGGCTGAACCAGTGAGTTCAATCTCTGATACAACAGCAGAGGAAGATGTAGCTTTCTGTCTTATGATGCTTTCAAGGGACAAATGGAAGAAAATGGAACAAAAAGAACAAGATGAGGAAGCAGAAGATGAGAAGTCCATTGAGGAAACAGATGAATCAGATGAGTTCAAATCTTGCAAGACAAGAACTCGCGGAAAGTACAGGTGTGACACATGCAAGAAAGTATTTAAATCTTATCAAGCTTTGGGTGGACACAGGGCAAGTCACAAGAAGCTCAAAGTTTATACACCATCTAAAGAATCAAACTTGGAGTCATCTAATGTAGGAACTTCAAGTTCTATGGCAGAGAAAAAAATTCATGAATGTCCATATTGTTTCAGAGTATTTTCATCTGGACAAGCTCTGGGCGGTCACAAGAGATCGCATTTAACTGGTGTAGCTGCAACTCCTGCTAGAAGTTCTTCAAAGATCGAAGACAACTTGAATTTAATAGATCTTAATCTCCCAGCTCCAATTGATGATGATGATCTTAGCCAAATCGAGCTATCTGCGGTATCCGATGCAGAATTTGTCAACCACATCAAGAGGTGA